Proteins co-encoded in one Paracrocinitomix mangrovi genomic window:
- a CDS encoding c-type cytochrome: protein MKKRVNTIMVLFNLFAIFLLVNCGDKSEEAFEDESKENVSKERGEYLVNIIGCADCHTPKKMTEKGPVPDMDRWLMGYPEDAELPQLDKSNVLPGGWTLFNGDLTAAVGPWGISFSANLTPDGTGLGNWTFEQFKKAMTKGKFKGIDGSRPLLPPMPWQNYRQLSDSDLQAIFNYLMSIKPIQNIVPQYIPFENIK, encoded by the coding sequence ATGAAGAAAAGAGTTAATACAATAATGGTTTTGTTCAACCTATTTGCAATTTTTTTACTGGTAAATTGTGGCGACAAATCAGAAGAGGCGTTCGAAGATGAATCTAAAGAAAATGTATCAAAAGAACGTGGCGAATATTTGGTAAATATAATTGGCTGTGCTGATTGCCATACACCAAAAAAAATGACCGAAAAAGGCCCAGTTCCTGATATGGATAGATGGTTAATGGGATATCCAGAAGATGCAGAATTACCTCAGTTAGACAAATCAAATGTTTTGCCTGGTGGATGGACTCTTTTCAACGGAGATTTAACAGCTGCCGTCGGACCATGGGGAATCTCTTTTAGCGCAAACTTAACCCCTGACGGAACAGGTTTAGGTAATTGGACATTTGAACAGTTTAAGAAAGCTATGACGAAAGGGAAATTTAAAGGAATTGATGGTTCAAGACCATTATTACCACCTATGCCATGGCAAAATTACAGACAACTTTCAGATTCAGATTTACAAGCAATATTTAATTATCTAATGTCTATTAAACCTATTCAGAATATTGTTCCGCAATATATTCCCTTTGAAAACATCAAATAG
- a CDS encoding DUF4345 domain-containing protein translates to MKNLKRTELLAKIYVWFSVVSIGYVSILSMISPQATMDLVNVDLGNTDAMSSIRGVFGGVGITICVSAIVMLKNNIKRSVQFFTLLWGAYAISRILTIIIDGQLGEFGNTWLMIESFLCIVSIVISYRLSKLNVELRSSKVGFVVE, encoded by the coding sequence ATGAAAAATTTAAAAAGAACAGAATTACTAGCAAAAATCTATGTGTGGTTTTCAGTAGTCAGCATTGGATATGTAAGTATTTTATCTATGATCTCACCACAAGCAACAATGGATTTGGTAAATGTAGATTTAGGAAACACTGATGCTATGAGTTCTATTAGAGGTGTGTTTGGTGGTGTGGGAATCACTATATGCGTTTCTGCAATTGTTATGTTAAAAAACAACATTAAACGTTCAGTTCAATTCTTTACTCTCTTATGGGGAGCATATGCAATATCGCGTATATTGACAATTATAATTGATGGTCAGCTAGGAGAATTTGGGAATACTTGGTTGATGATAGAATCATTTTTATGTATTGTTTCTATAGTCATTAGTTACAGATTATCGAAGCTTAATGTAGAATTACGTTCTTCTAAAGTTGGATTTGTAGTTGAATAA
- a CDS encoding Crp/Fnr family transcriptional regulator, which translates to MSLPEKIQDLDFEKELQNYIYSYMTLDPQVWDDFFAQWEEIDFERNESITSSGETENYIYFVVQGTQRVYYINEDGKEATLVLSYPFSFAGVVDSFLLKKPSKYFYETLTRSKLYRLNHSTLSHLRGKYPSVDKVIEHIIYVQIGGLLERMVELQCFSSEQKFRSLLKRSPHVLQVVPHKYLANYLGIDPTNFSKLINSVRI; encoded by the coding sequence GTGAGCCTCCCTGAAAAAATTCAAGATCTGGACTTTGAAAAAGAACTTCAAAACTATATATACAGTTACATGACTCTGGATCCACAAGTGTGGGATGATTTTTTTGCCCAATGGGAAGAAATTGATTTTGAAAGAAATGAGTCTATTACAAGTTCGGGAGAAACGGAGAACTACATTTATTTTGTTGTCCAAGGCACTCAAAGAGTTTATTATATTAACGAAGATGGAAAGGAAGCAACTTTAGTACTATCTTACCCATTTTCATTTGCTGGTGTTGTAGATTCTTTTCTCTTAAAGAAACCCTCAAAATACTTTTACGAAACACTTACTCGAAGTAAATTATACCGACTCAACCACTCCACTTTGTCACATTTAAGAGGTAAATACCCTTCAGTTGACAAAGTAATAGAACATATAATATATGTTCAAATTGGAGGACTATTAGAAAGAATGGTGGAACTACAATGTTTTTCATCTGAACAAAAATTCCGATCACTCTTAAAACGAAGTCCTCACGTATTACAAGTTGTACCACATAAATACCTTGCAAACTATCTTGGAATTGATCCAACTAATTTTAGTAAGCTTATTAATTCAGTGCGAATTTAA